The genomic DNA TTGCACCACCCAGTAAAGCGCATGCTAAGGGGGCCAAGTACACACGGTCGCTCAAAGGGTGAAGCCAGTCGATCATAAGGGAGGAAATCCATAGCCCATGGACACTTCGGTAAAACAAGCTGCGATCCTTATAAAAGGCGATTGCATAGAGGGGAACGCTCAGTACGATGATCGTCAATCCCGGAGGAAGACCAAACCAATAGTATGTCAGGAGCCCGATCCCGATCATGCCTCCATCGAGGAAATGATGGGGCACGAAGAACATATTGATACCGGAAGCCACAAGCAGACTGCCGATTGTGATGGAGACACCCGATTTCATACTTGCTCCCCCCTTGTCCTACTTGCTACCCCTAGTCTATGTAGGTGAGCCTGGATTCAGACATAAAGAAAGAAGTTGGGATAAAATCCATGCAATGGCCAATACGATCCGTATAGATTCTTTACTCCGCTCATGATTTCTGTGCAAGACTTCGTTTTCAGCAGGTAGTCCGTGCTCCTTCTCACATCAGCTACTCTTCCCACGGGAGCTCTACGCCTTGCACTCCGATCAACCACTAGGGACAATCATTGTTCCTGGAACAAATGAAAAAGAGTATGGTTCAAAACTAAAAAGGCCCCTTTAATGCCGAACACGATCATTATAGGGTCTTAATACCGCTCATGATCTCCGTGCAAGACTTCGCTTTCCGCGGGTAGCCCTTGAGCCTCCTCGGCACGCCTCCGGGGTCTCACATCAGCTACTCTTCCCGCAGGAGTCTTCGTCTTGCACTCCGATCAACCGCTGGAACCGATGAAATTTGAATGTTCATTAAACGAATTAAAAACCCGAATCATTTGCTTTATCGTAGGCAAATGATTCGGGTTATACTATGACGAAAACATGTTCGTTCGAGCCCTTTAGATCATCATATTTCTTTCACATGATCAAAATATTCTTCAAGCGTCCAATCCTTATCATAGATGACCTTGGCTGCTTCTTTTCCGACGTAGCGGAAGTGCCATGGTTCATATTGATATTTTGTGATTTCTTCTTTGTCTTCAGGATAGCGGAGGATGAATCCATACTCGTGGGCATGCTCGGCAAGCCATTTCCCTTCCTTGGTTTCCCCGAAAGGAATATCGATCTGGAATTGATGGCTCTGACTTGAAATATCCATGGCCAAGCCCGATTGGTGCTCACTGTTTCCAGGAGGCGCGACTGCCATGACGGCTTTTTCATCTCCATATTGTTCCTTCTCTCTTTCGAGAAGCATTTTTTGATAATCATATGATCTGTATCCGGAAATAGCAGTCAGATAGAGATTGTCCTTTTTGGCACCGGAGAACATGTCTTCAAGATGTTCTGCCGCTTCCTTGCGCATATGGGCTTTTTCCAGGTCCTCTTCGCCGAAAACGAATGGTACGTCCGGACGTACGAGATCATCCGGTTTGTATTCACCCAGTCCATAGTCCTTATTGACCATGGCGAGGATGTTGGAAGGGTTTTGAATGATGGCATGCCCATCCACTTCCTTGATGTCGTTGAAGAACCTGGCATCCAACTGAAGCTCAGGTGGTGTGGTTTCTTCGGGTGCGGAGGCATTTCCTTTTTCATCCGCAGGTGTTTGTTCAGGTTTTTTTTCGTCTTGTTGTTTTTCTTCTGTCTGATCTTTTTTACCTGTAAGATCATTAGACCAGTCCTTGACTTGCTGACATCCTGAAAGCAGGACGAGGGATGCAGCAGAGACCATGATGATCTTTTTCATACTTTCACCTAGTTTCTATTTTGATTGCATTTAACATATTACCATTAATTTTTGATTCTGTAAGCAGGAGAAACTTCACAAAATAAAGACTGCGCTTCCCCAAGTTTTGGAAAAACGCAGTCTATTCAGCATGAAGTTACGCCTTGATGGCCGCTTCAAGTGCCACTTCGATCATATCGTTGAAGGTAGTCTGTCTCTCTTCTGCAGATGTTTCTTCGCCCGTGATGATGTGATCACTCACAGTCAGGACGCTCAATGCATTCCGGCCGTATTTGGCAGCCAGTGTGTAAAGGGCACTTGTCTCCATTTCAATGGCAAGGATACCGTACTGTGCCCACTTCTCATGTTCTGCATTGTCGTTGTAGAACATGTCAGCGGTGAAGACATTCCCTACCTTCAGGCTCAATCCTTTTTC from Rossellomorea marisflavi includes the following:
- a CDS encoding YitT family protein, translated to MKSGVSITIGSLLVASGINMFFVPHHFLDGGMIGIGLLTYYWFGLPPGLTIIVLSVPLYAIAFYKDRSLFYRSVHGLWISSLMIDWLHPLSDRVYLAPLACALLGGATVGIGIGLMLRVGAATGGSDLLAQLLGRGFGFNPGKVIFLFDSLVLLAGLSVIGGEAFLYSLVAISTVGFFTTLLAYPTHNDGFSFR
- a CDS encoding M15 family metallopeptidase, yielding MKKIIMVSAASLVLLSGCQQVKDWSNDLTGKKDQTEEKQQDEKKPEQTPADEKGNASAPEETTPPELQLDARFFNDIKEVDGHAIIQNPSNILAMVNKDYGLGEYKPDDLVRPDVPFVFGEEDLEKAHMRKEAAEHLEDMFSGAKKDNLYLTAISGYRSYDYQKMLLEREKEQYGDEKAVMAVAPPGNSEHQSGLAMDISSQSHQFQIDIPFGETKEGKWLAEHAHEYGFILRYPEDKEEITKYQYEPWHFRYVGKEAAKVIYDKDWTLEEYFDHVKEI